DNA sequence from the Fimbriimonadaceae bacterium genome:
CAAACCAAGTGTGGCTGCTCCGTTCGCCAATACGGCAGTAAGCGACAACCTGATCATCAGGATCAAGTCCCGCTTCACCCTCATAGATCGCCTTGAGTTCTGCAGCAGACTTGAATGTGCCGTTCTCAGTGTTGACGGCTCGCGCCCAAGGGACGCTTTTTGCGGTCGGAATATGCCCACCACGAAGCGCTCCCTCGTTGGGATAGTCCGGCATGTGCATTCGTTCACCGGTGAACTCCTCTGGGCTGCGAACGTCAACCAGCTTGCCTTTGATGTCAAGGTGATGCAAAACGTCGGCGCGGAAAGCGCGGTTACTTAAGTCGTCCCTGTTCTGAGCGTTGTAGACGGCGGACGGGTAGGTCGGTACTTCCTTGGTTAGCTCGCGCTGCTCGATGAGCCATTTCTGCCTGCCACCATCCATGATCTTGGAGTTGGTGTGCCCAAACAGCGAGAAAACCCATAAAGCGTAGGCGGCCCACCAGTTGTTCCGGTCGCCATAGAAAACCACTGTGGTGCTGTTGGAGATACCGTTTCGGGCCATCAACGCCTCGAAGTCGGCTCGTTGAAGGTAGTCCCTGCGCAGAGGATCGTTGAGATCTCTCGTCCAGTCGATCTCAACTGCACCTGGGATGTGCCCTGACGGGTACAAAAGCGCGTCTTCGTTAGATTCCACCAGCCGAACATCGGGGTCGTTCGCATGAGCTGCGACCCATTCCGTAGAAACCAGCATATCGGGATTTGCATATCCCCGCGAGGCGATATCTGACATGCATTGATTCTAGCGGTTAAAGCCAGCAATTTGCACAGCTCCGAGTAACGAGAGGCTATGCAGAGAACGCAAGATCGGGGGCTTCACCTGGTTGCTGCCTCACTGTTTCTAACTCCCACTTAAGCTGGGTAAGAAGAACCGCTGCCCGCTCAGCCTGCCCATCTGAAAACGCAATGCTAACACGCCGTCCGACCAGGGCAACACGCTCAGCTCCGATGCTTGATGCTGCAGTAAGAAGCTCGTTAAGGAGCGATTGAGCCCGCAGGCTAATCCCCTCCTCCATCACAAGACCTTCGAGCGCCTCAAGCCTCGTGTATGTGTCTTGAACAAACTCTTCAAGGACCCTTTCCGCCGGCTGATTCTCTCCCTTGGCCCTGTTGTATAAACGCTCGTAGTCGACTATTTGCACAGTTAAATTACCTCACCCAACCATTCTTCATTGTAATCATGGCTATCTGGAGCATTGGATGTGAGGCAACTCCTTGCTTTAGTAGACGCAATTATGGAGTGCTGGTATTAGAGCGGCCCGTAATCTTGCCAGTGCAGCTCAACACCGGTATCAGCTAATCGCTCTTGTAAATCATTCAGAAATGCAGGAGTAGCGCGTACACTTCGCGGCAGAACCGCCTTACTCAAACTCATCGCGGCAAGATGTCCGGCAGCCTCTCCAATATTCCACTCAACAGGATGAAGCCGGTAACAGCCGTTGGTGATGTGGGTGACACCAAGATTCTTGCAAGCCGGAATAAGATTGTCAAGCCTCACAGGCACCAGAGCGCCGAGCGGGATTTCGAACGGTATCGAACTGATGTCGATGGTGTCATATCCC
Encoded proteins:
- a CDS encoding sulfurtransferase yields the protein MSDIASRGYANPDMLVSTEWVAAHANDPDVRLVESNEDALLYPSGHIPGAVEIDWTRDLNDPLRRDYLQRADFEALMARNGISNSTTVVFYGDRNNWWAAYALWVFSLFGHTNSKIMDGGRQKWLIEQRELTKEVPTYPSAVYNAQNRDDLSNRAFRADVLHHLDIKGKLVDVRSPEEFTGERMHMPDYPNEGALRGGHIPTAKSVPWARAVNTENGTFKSAAELKAIYEGEAGLDPDDQVVAYCRIGERSSHTWFVLKYLLGYPNVRNYDGSWTEWGNTVGVPIEK